In Streptantibioticus cattleyicolor NRRL 8057 = DSM 46488, a genomic segment contains:
- a CDS encoding cupin domain-containing protein, translating to MSVLNGLVLPPGAGRRFVTPAHEVTFKVTGEHSAVGSVFEVVVPPGFDVGAHAHAHSEEVFYILEGELDLLAFEPRERTPHGWRSWQGPDGSTVVRAGPGSVAHVPPGCPHAFANPTDEPARMLFQSAPPPAHERYFEELLEILDGGGPPDPAAIAELRERYDIHQITPLRTDARAPAGRPAGG from the coding sequence ATGAGCGTGCTCAACGGTCTGGTGCTGCCCCCGGGGGCCGGCCGGCGCTTCGTGACCCCCGCCCACGAGGTGACCTTCAAAGTCACCGGGGAACACAGCGCGGTCGGTTCGGTCTTCGAGGTGGTGGTGCCGCCCGGGTTCGACGTGGGCGCCCACGCCCACGCGCACAGCGAGGAGGTCTTCTACATCCTGGAAGGGGAGCTGGACCTGCTCGCCTTCGAGCCCCGGGAGCGCACCCCGCACGGCTGGCGGTCGTGGCAGGGCCCGGACGGCTCGACGGTGGTGCGGGCCGGCCCCGGATCGGTGGCCCACGTGCCGCCGGGGTGCCCGCACGCGTTCGCCAACCCCACCGACGAGCCGGCCAGGATGCTCTTCCAGTCGGCGCCGCCCCCGGCCCACGAGCGGTACTTCGAGGAACTGCTGGAGATCCTCGACGGCGGCGGCCCGCCCGACCCGGCGGCCATCGCCGAACTGCGGGAGCGTTACGACATCCACCAGATCACGCCGCTGCGCACCGACGCGCGCGCCCCGGCCGGCCGTCCGGCCGGGGGCTGA
- a CDS encoding cytochrome P450 — protein sequence MTTRPHEESRETGRDDAPPVRFWSVDEVEAMDFDPFMEELLQQDSPALVKLPHGTEPAWVAARYDDVKLVTSDPRFSREALVGRDVTRLAPHFIPLDDAVGFADPPEHTRMRKTVAAMFTHRRIEKLRPRAEEIAGRLLDTMERAGPPADVMEHLNTPFALGGMSELMGVPEEDWPKMAKWARLVISAEAGREASEQAKHDIGAYFADLAAQRLAEPRDDVLSHMAAAERDGRLTHQELVAFAVLMQISGTNSVRFNSSNMVYLLLTHPDHLARLRAERELLPQAVDELLRFVPHRNAVGMARVAVEDVRLGDVTVRRGDPIYVSYLAANRDPEKFSCPHRMDFDRTFNPHVSFGSGPHYCVGASLAKMECEVMLGGLLDRFPRLRLAVAPEEIEWRRGELIRGPHALPVTW from the coding sequence ATGACCACCCGACCCCACGAGGAGAGCCGGGAAACCGGGCGGGACGACGCTCCCCCGGTGCGTTTCTGGTCGGTGGACGAGGTCGAGGCGATGGACTTCGACCCGTTCATGGAGGAGCTGCTCCAGCAGGACTCGCCGGCCCTCGTCAAGCTGCCGCACGGTACCGAACCGGCCTGGGTCGCCGCCCGGTACGACGACGTCAAGCTGGTCACCTCCGATCCGCGGTTCAGCCGGGAGGCGCTGGTCGGACGGGATGTGACCCGGCTGGCACCGCACTTCATCCCGCTGGACGACGCGGTGGGCTTCGCCGACCCGCCGGAACACACCAGGATGCGCAAGACGGTGGCGGCGATGTTCACCCACCGGCGGATCGAGAAACTGCGGCCACGCGCCGAGGAGATCGCCGGCCGCCTGCTGGACACCATGGAACGGGCCGGGCCGCCGGCCGATGTGATGGAGCACCTCAACACCCCGTTCGCACTGGGCGGGATGAGCGAGCTGATGGGCGTTCCGGAGGAGGACTGGCCGAAGATGGCCAAGTGGGCCCGGCTGGTGATATCCGCCGAGGCCGGCCGGGAGGCCAGCGAGCAGGCCAAGCACGACATCGGCGCCTACTTCGCCGACCTGGCGGCACAACGCCTCGCCGAACCCCGCGACGACGTGCTCAGTCACATGGCGGCGGCGGAGCGCGACGGCCGCCTGACCCACCAGGAACTGGTCGCGTTCGCCGTGCTGATGCAGATCAGCGGCACCAACTCGGTGCGGTTCAACAGCAGCAACATGGTGTATCTGCTGCTCACCCACCCCGACCACCTGGCCAGACTGCGCGCGGAGCGCGAGCTGCTGCCGCAGGCCGTGGACGAGCTGCTGCGTTTCGTCCCGCACCGCAACGCCGTCGGCATGGCCCGGGTCGCGGTGGAGGACGTGCGCCTCGGCGACGTGACGGTGCGTCGCGGCGACCCCATCTACGTGTCGTACCTGGCGGCCAACCGGGACCCGGAGAAGTTCTCCTGCCCGCACCGGATGGACTTCGACCGGACGTTCAACCCGCACGTGTCGTTCGGCAGCGGGCCGCACTACTGCGTGGGCGCGTCGCTGGCGAAGATGGAGTGCGAGGTCATGCTGGGCGGGCTGCTGGACCGCTTCCCGCGGTTGCGGCTGGCGGTCGCCCCGGAGGAGATCGAGTGGCGGCGCGGTGAGCTGATCCGCGGCCCCCACGCGCTCCCGGTGACCTGGTGA
- a CDS encoding type III polyketide synthase, with amino-acid sequence MAVLCKPAVAVPDHVITMEDTLELARDLHAHHSQLGLVLRLIEHTGVKERHLVQPLDDVLRHPGFDVRSEIYERESKARVPQVVRRALDNAGTEPADIDLIVYVSCTGFMMPSLTAWLINEMGFRYETRQMPIAQLGCAAGGAAINRAHDFCVAYPDANALIVACEFCSLCYQPTDLGVGSLLSNGLFGDGIAAAVVRGRGGTGVRLERNGSYLIPHTEGWISYAVRPTGFHFQLDKRVPGTMEPLSPALQAVAAQHHWDASALDFYIVHAGGPRILDDLCRFLDVPAEAFRFSRATLTEYGNIASAVVLDALGRMFEEDSVGESGRGLLAGFGPGITAEMALGTWVDGDGGVRTEQPRSDRRYA; translated from the coding sequence ATGGCGGTCCTGTGCAAACCCGCAGTCGCCGTTCCGGACCACGTCATCACGATGGAAGACACCCTCGAACTGGCCCGGGACCTCCACGCCCACCACTCACAACTCGGACTGGTGCTACGCCTGATCGAACACACCGGGGTCAAGGAACGTCACCTGGTGCAGCCGTTGGACGACGTGCTCAGACACCCCGGCTTCGACGTACGAAGCGAGATCTACGAGAGGGAGTCCAAGGCCCGCGTACCGCAGGTGGTGCGCCGTGCGCTGGACAACGCCGGGACCGAGCCGGCCGACATCGACCTGATCGTCTACGTCTCGTGCACCGGCTTCATGATGCCGTCGCTGACGGCCTGGCTCATCAACGAGATGGGGTTCCGTTACGAGACCCGGCAGATGCCCATCGCCCAGCTCGGCTGCGCGGCCGGCGGCGCCGCCATCAACCGGGCCCATGACTTCTGCGTCGCCTATCCGGACGCCAACGCACTCATCGTCGCCTGCGAGTTCTGCTCGCTGTGCTACCAGCCCACCGACCTCGGCGTGGGCTCGCTGCTGTCCAACGGGCTCTTCGGGGACGGCATCGCCGCCGCCGTGGTCCGCGGCCGGGGCGGCACCGGGGTGCGGCTGGAACGCAACGGGTCGTACCTGATCCCGCACACCGAGGGGTGGATCTCCTACGCGGTGCGCCCCACCGGTTTCCACTTCCAGCTCGACAAGCGGGTGCCGGGGACGATGGAACCCCTCAGCCCGGCGCTCCAGGCGGTGGCGGCCCAACACCACTGGGACGCCTCCGCGCTGGACTTCTACATCGTGCACGCGGGCGGCCCGCGGATCCTGGACGACCTGTGCCGGTTCCTCGACGTGCCCGCGGAGGCGTTCCGCTTCAGCCGGGCCACGCTCACCGAGTACGGCAACATCGCCAGCGCCGTGGTGCTGGACGCGCTCGGCCGCATGTTCGAGGAGGACTCGGTGGGCGAGTCGGGCCGCGGCCTGCTCGCCGGCTTCGGCCCCGGGATCACCGCCGAGATGGCCCTGGGCACCTGGGTCGACGGGGACGGCGGGGTCCGTACCGAGCAGCCCCGTTCCGACAGGAGGTACGCCTGA
- the accD gene encoding acetyl-CoA carboxylase, carboxyltransferase subunit beta, whose product MPDRPPTAALSVTSPAPATGVEWARCHNCQAIVYGRSFARAAKTCPECGRHAQLTAAERIAQLLDDGTGEPLEPGRTLQDPLGFTDSRPYPERLAEARAHTGADSAVLAATGLIQGSPVVIAAMDFRFMGGSMGSAEGEAVTTAAEAALARRIPLVIATASGGARMQEGVYSLFQMAKTAQALAALDEAGVLTVSIVSDPTYGGVAASFATLTDVIIAEPGARMGFAGPRVIEQTIRERLPDGFQTAEFLLAHGLVDAVLPRSRHRDALATLVRAATRRDAPAGGPADHGAIVRDPALLPVRPAWDAVRTARDTARPTTLDHLGRLLDEFVELHGDRASGDCRAVVAGLGLLDGRPLAVIGHQKGHTTKELADHEFGLATPDGYRKAARVMRLAAKLGVPVLTLIDTPGAYPGVDAERNGQAVAIAENLRLMSQLPVPLVAVVLGEGGSGGALALAVADRVLVGENAVYSVISPEGCAAILWHDRAAAPEAAEALGLDARSLLGHGLVDGVVPEPEGGAQRDPDQAAERLRGAVRAAFGELAGVPAPELVAARRRRFRRTGVAPPGGSERRPGRSPDLTSPPPDPPFDPPEDKDLA is encoded by the coding sequence ATGCCCGACAGACCCCCGACAGCCGCCCTCTCCGTGACCAGCCCGGCCCCCGCGACCGGGGTGGAGTGGGCGCGCTGTCACAACTGCCAGGCGATCGTCTACGGCCGCTCGTTCGCACGGGCCGCCAAGACCTGCCCGGAATGCGGCAGACACGCGCAGCTGACCGCCGCCGAACGCATCGCGCAACTGCTCGACGACGGCACCGGCGAACCGCTGGAACCCGGTCGCACGCTTCAGGATCCGCTCGGCTTCACCGACTCCCGGCCCTACCCCGAGCGACTGGCCGAGGCCCGCGCGCACACCGGCGCCGACTCGGCCGTGCTCGCCGCCACCGGGCTGATCCAGGGCAGCCCGGTGGTGATCGCCGCGATGGACTTCCGGTTCATGGGCGGCAGCATGGGCAGCGCCGAGGGGGAGGCGGTGACCACCGCCGCCGAGGCCGCGCTGGCCCGCCGCATCCCGCTGGTCATCGCCACCGCGTCGGGCGGCGCGCGGATGCAGGAGGGCGTCTACTCGCTGTTCCAGATGGCCAAGACCGCGCAGGCGCTGGCCGCGCTGGACGAGGCCGGGGTGCTCACCGTGAGCATCGTCTCCGACCCCACCTACGGCGGTGTCGCCGCCTCCTTCGCCACCCTCACCGACGTCATCATCGCCGAACCCGGCGCCCGGATGGGGTTCGCCGGACCGCGGGTGATCGAGCAGACCATCCGCGAACGCCTCCCGGACGGCTTCCAGACCGCCGAGTTCCTCCTCGCCCACGGCCTGGTCGACGCCGTGCTGCCGCGTTCCCGCCACCGCGACGCGCTGGCCACCCTGGTGCGCGCCGCCACCCGGCGGGACGCCCCGGCCGGCGGCCCGGCCGACCACGGCGCCATCGTGCGCGACCCGGCGCTGCTGCCCGTCCGCCCGGCCTGGGACGCGGTACGGACCGCCCGGGACACCGCCCGCCCGACCACCTTGGACCATCTCGGCCGCCTGCTGGACGAGTTCGTGGAGCTGCACGGCGACCGGGCGAGCGGCGACTGCCGTGCGGTGGTCGCCGGACTCGGGCTCCTCGACGGCCGCCCGCTGGCCGTCATCGGCCACCAGAAGGGCCACACCACCAAGGAACTGGCCGACCACGAATTCGGTCTGGCCACCCCGGACGGCTACCGCAAGGCGGCCCGGGTGATGCGGCTCGCCGCCAAACTCGGCGTCCCGGTGCTCACCCTCATCGACACCCCCGGCGCCTACCCCGGTGTGGACGCCGAGCGCAACGGCCAGGCGGTCGCCATCGCGGAGAACCTGCGGCTGATGTCCCAGCTGCCGGTCCCGCTGGTGGCCGTCGTGCTGGGCGAGGGCGGCAGCGGCGGCGCCCTCGCGCTGGCTGTCGCCGACCGGGTGCTGGTCGGCGAGAACGCCGTCTACTCGGTGATCAGCCCGGAGGGTTGCGCCGCCATCCTGTGGCACGACCGCGCCGCCGCCCCGGAAGCCGCCGAGGCGCTCGGGCTGGACGCCCGCTCGCTGCTCGGCCACGGCCTGGTGGACGGGGTCGTCCCGGAACCCGAAGGGGGCGCCCAGCGCGACCCGGACCAGGCCGCGGAACGGCTGCGCGGGGCGGTACGGGCCGCCTTCGGCGAGCTGGCCGGCGTTCCGGCGCCGGAGCTGGTCGCGGCCAGGCGCCGCCGGTTCCGCCGGACCGGGGTGGCCCCGCCCGGCGGGTCGGAACGCCGTCCCGGCCGTTCCCCGGACCTCACCTCCCCACCCCCGGACCCACCCTTCGATCCGCCCGAGGACAAGGACCTGGCATGA
- the accB gene encoding acetyl-CoA carboxylase biotin carboxyl carrier protein, with product MTTNHYAKEFEPLKTGQDAIPELTPGAAAERLAHTATRLAHALDAPLRRIRVQQGETSVELEWPEYGAPEAEAVTARAEAAATAPAHLTGAAAEATGPAGDPPGACVTAPMVGTFYHAPEPGAAPFVQVGDLVEKGQQIGIVEAMKLMNPIESDTRGRVTALLVEDGRPVEYDQPLVALEPVADDEADASDPAPGPSALSAREPV from the coding sequence ATGACCACCAATCACTACGCCAAGGAGTTCGAACCCTTGAAGACCGGCCAGGACGCCATCCCGGAGCTGACCCCGGGAGCGGCGGCCGAACGGCTCGCGCACACCGCGACCCGGCTGGCGCACGCCCTCGACGCCCCGCTGCGCCGCATCCGCGTCCAGCAGGGCGAGACCAGCGTCGAGCTGGAATGGCCCGAATACGGCGCCCCCGAGGCCGAGGCGGTGACGGCCCGAGCCGAAGCGGCGGCCACCGCGCCGGCCCATCTCACCGGCGCCGCCGCGGAGGCCACCGGCCCGGCCGGCGATCCGCCCGGCGCGTGTGTCACCGCGCCCATGGTCGGCACCTTCTACCACGCCCCCGAACCGGGTGCCGCCCCCTTCGTCCAGGTCGGCGACCTGGTGGAGAAGGGCCAGCAGATCGGCATCGTGGAGGCGATGAAGCTGATGAACCCCATCGAGTCCGACACCCGCGGCCGGGTCACCGCCCTGCTGGTGGAGGACGGCCGCCCGGTCGAGTACGACCAGCCGCTGGTGGCCCTCGAACCGGTGGCCGACGACGAGGCCGACGCCTCCGACCCGGCCCCCGGCCCGTCCGCCCTGTCCGCCCGTGAACCCGTGTGA
- a CDS encoding acetyl-CoA carboxylase biotin carboxylase subunit: MFSNVLIANRGEIAVRVARACRELGIRSIAVHSTADQGSEVLRLADETVQIGPAAARRSYLNPAAVISAALQTGAEAIHPGYGFLSEDPDFAEICEAYGITFIGPPAPLMRDLGDKARARALMARAGLPTLPGSDGPVQDEAAVEAVAAEVGFPLIVKAVAGGGGRGMAVVHDAAELLPVYRKTRAGAQLLFGDGRVYLERYLPTARHVEVQVLADAHGNVVHLGERDCSVQRRHQKLLEETPAPNLPAEVTGRMGEMAVRGVRALGYTGVGTFEFLVDEAGRFTFMEINGRIQVEHPVTEQVTGIDLVQEQIKAAAGVPLAIRQEDVRRTGVAMECRVNTEDPARDFTPTAGTLTDFRVPGGPFTRVDSHAYTGWRVPADYDSLLAKVVVWAPDRAGAVARMDRALAELVVSGPGVHTTADFLRAVLAEESFRAGRHTTSIVASMAAVGADGHRRPGG, from the coding sequence ATGTTCTCCAACGTCCTGATAGCGAACCGGGGCGAGATCGCCGTCCGGGTGGCCCGGGCCTGCCGCGAACTCGGCATCCGCAGCATCGCCGTGCACTCCACCGCGGACCAGGGCTCCGAGGTGCTGCGGCTCGCCGACGAGACCGTGCAGATCGGCCCGGCCGCCGCCCGCCGCAGCTACCTCAACCCGGCCGCCGTGATCTCCGCCGCCCTGCAGACCGGTGCCGAGGCGATCCACCCGGGGTACGGCTTCCTCTCCGAGGACCCCGACTTCGCGGAGATCTGCGAGGCGTACGGCATCACCTTCATCGGCCCGCCCGCGCCGCTCATGCGCGACCTGGGCGACAAGGCCCGGGCCCGCGCGCTGATGGCCCGCGCCGGGCTGCCCACGCTGCCCGGCAGCGACGGCCCGGTGCAGGACGAGGCCGCCGTCGAGGCGGTCGCCGCCGAGGTCGGCTTCCCGCTGATCGTCAAGGCGGTGGCGGGCGGCGGCGGACGCGGCATGGCCGTGGTGCACGACGCCGCCGAACTGCTGCCGGTCTACCGCAAGACCCGGGCCGGCGCCCAACTGCTCTTCGGCGACGGCCGGGTCTACCTGGAGCGCTACCTGCCCACCGCACGCCACGTCGAGGTGCAGGTCCTCGCCGACGCGCATGGCAACGTTGTCCACCTCGGCGAGCGGGACTGCTCCGTCCAGCGCCGCCACCAGAAGCTGCTGGAGGAGACCCCGGCACCCAACCTGCCGGCCGAAGTGACCGGGCGGATGGGCGAGATGGCCGTGCGGGGCGTGCGGGCCCTGGGCTACACCGGGGTGGGCACCTTCGAGTTCCTGGTGGACGAGGCGGGCCGGTTCACCTTCATGGAGATCAACGGCCGCATCCAGGTGGAGCACCCGGTGACCGAGCAGGTGACCGGGATCGACCTGGTCCAGGAGCAGATCAAGGCCGCCGCCGGGGTGCCGCTCGCCATCCGCCAGGAGGACGTGCGGCGCACCGGCGTGGCCATGGAGTGCCGGGTCAACACCGAGGACCCGGCCCGCGACTTCACCCCGACCGCGGGCACGCTCACCGACTTCCGGGTGCCCGGCGGCCCGTTCACCCGGGTCGACTCGCACGCCTACACCGGCTGGCGGGTCCCGGCCGACTACGACTCGCTGCTGGCCAAGGTGGTGGTGTGGGCGCCGGACCGGGCGGGCGCGGTGGCCCGGATGGACCGGGCCCTGGCCGAACTGGTGGTTTCCGGCCCCGGGGTGCACACCACGGCGGACTTCCTGCGCGCCGTCCTCGCCGAGGAGTCGTTCCGGGCCGGCCGCCACACCACGTCCATCGTGGCGTCGATGGCGGCGGTCGGCGCCGACGGTCACCGCCGCCCCGGCGGTTAG
- a CDS encoding Rieske (2Fe-2S) protein, giving the protein MAVLHQLAKRLEHMTALDAAAEPLSRAVRGFLARRQPLRDLLSGTNLGHPLHPVLTDVPIGAWSMSALLDLAGGRRSRRAADLLVVTGVLSALPTAAAGWNDWSDTKGGARRVGVAHAAANSAALVLYTASLAARCAGRRGRGRVLGLAGLGALMAGGYLGGHLTFVDVVNANRTAFEQRPGEWTPVLAESELGEGAQRAVRAGDAVVLLHRSGGAIHALANTCSHLGGPLDQGKISGGCVTCPWHGSTFSLADGTVVHGPASSPQPVYETRVRDGHIEVRARD; this is encoded by the coding sequence ATGGCCGTCCTTCACCAACTCGCCAAGCGTCTGGAGCACATGACGGCGCTCGACGCGGCAGCCGAACCGCTCTCCCGGGCGGTACGCGGCTTCCTCGCCCGCCGCCAGCCGCTGCGTGACCTGCTCAGCGGCACCAACCTCGGCCACCCGCTGCACCCGGTGCTCACCGACGTGCCGATCGGGGCGTGGTCGATGTCCGCGCTGCTGGACCTGGCCGGCGGGCGCCGCTCCCGCCGCGCCGCCGACCTGCTGGTGGTCACCGGGGTCCTCTCCGCGCTGCCGACCGCCGCGGCCGGGTGGAACGACTGGTCGGACACCAAGGGCGGGGCCCGCCGGGTCGGGGTGGCGCACGCGGCGGCCAACTCGGCGGCGCTGGTGCTCTACACGGCGTCGCTGGCCGCGCGGTGCGCCGGGCGGCGCGGCCGGGGCCGGGTGCTGGGGCTGGCCGGCCTCGGGGCGCTGATGGCCGGCGGCTACCTCGGCGGCCACCTGACCTTCGTGGACGTGGTCAACGCCAACCGCACCGCGTTCGAGCAGCGTCCCGGCGAGTGGACGCCGGTGCTGGCCGAGTCGGAACTCGGCGAGGGAGCGCAGCGCGCGGTGCGGGCCGGGGACGCGGTGGTGCTGCTGCACCGCTCCGGCGGTGCGATCCACGCCCTCGCCAACACCTGCAGCCACCTGGGCGGCCCGCTCGACCAGGGGAAGATCTCCGGCGGCTGCGTCACCTGCCCCTGGCACGGCAGCACCTTCTCGCTCGCCGACGGCACCGTGGTGCACGGCCCGGCCTCCTCCCCGCAGCCGGTGTACGAGACCCGGGTGCGCGACGGCCACATCGAGGTGCGCGCCCGCGACTGA
- a CDS encoding DMT family transporter yields MLTYLLAVLAACANAAASVLQRKANRELPSGHGPGPGLILVLLRRPVWCLGVLAVIAGFLLQATALAHGDLSVVEPILVFELPLTLLTASWVFGARLRSREWVPAIAMTAGLAALLYALDPSPGDALTVPWYEWVLAVGVNLLVVAVLVRWGRTGRTRDGTAGGSRSAAAYGVAAGAQFGLTAALMKGAMSRSDQGVGAVVTSWQLYVMVGTGLIGMMLLQAALHSGNLLAAQPGLTLTDPLVSVLWGVLVFHEQVRGGWYLLVALAGGAAVVTAVLVLGRSPLLEQETPDASGTPRSPGGARDAGARR; encoded by the coding sequence TTGCTGACCTATCTGCTGGCCGTGCTCGCGGCGTGCGCCAACGCCGCCGCCTCGGTGCTCCAGCGCAAGGCCAACCGGGAGCTGCCGTCCGGTCACGGGCCGGGGCCCGGGCTGATCCTGGTGCTGCTGCGCCGCCCGGTGTGGTGCCTGGGCGTCCTGGCGGTGATCGCCGGCTTCCTGCTCCAGGCCACCGCGCTGGCCCATGGCGATCTGTCGGTGGTCGAGCCGATCCTCGTCTTCGAGCTGCCGCTGACGCTGCTGACCGCCTCGTGGGTGTTCGGCGCCAGGCTGCGGTCCCGGGAGTGGGTGCCGGCCATCGCCATGACCGCCGGACTCGCCGCGCTGCTCTACGCGCTCGACCCCTCCCCCGGCGACGCGCTCACGGTGCCCTGGTACGAGTGGGTGCTGGCGGTCGGGGTCAACCTCCTCGTGGTCGCCGTCCTCGTCCGGTGGGGGCGCACCGGCCGGACGCGGGACGGCACGGCGGGCGGCAGCAGGTCGGCGGCGGCCTACGGGGTGGCCGCCGGGGCGCAGTTCGGGCTGACCGCGGCGCTGATGAAGGGCGCGATGAGCCGTTCCGACCAGGGCGTCGGCGCGGTCGTCACCTCCTGGCAGCTGTACGTCATGGTGGGCACCGGGCTGATCGGCATGATGCTGCTCCAGGCGGCGCTGCACTCGGGCAACCTGCTGGCCGCGCAGCCGGGGCTCACCCTCACCGACCCGCTGGTGTCGGTGCTGTGGGGGGTGCTCGTCTTCCACGAGCAGGTGCGGGGCGGCTGGTATCTGCTGGTGGCGCTGGCCGGCGGGGCGGCGGTGGTCACCGCGGTGCTGGTGCTCGGGCGTTCGCCGTTGCTGGAGCAGGAGACCCCCGACGCCTCCGGTACGCCGCGTTCGCCGGGCGGCGCGCGCGACGCGGGCGCGCGTCGCTGA
- a CDS encoding SDR family NAD(P)-dependent oxidoreductase, with translation MRDRAPLETARTATAGTAPRRAPVVTPIRPRAAGPGTAPVAMVTGASSGIGAAVAARLGTAGDWELLLNGRDVERLAAVAGRTGGISLPGDLSTPERCRQLADRALGVHGRVDVLIANAGIGWAGRFTDMPADAVDRLLAVNLASPVHLVRALLPGMVRRGGGHVVLVASIAGSVGVGEEAVYSATKAAVCAFADSLRYEVSGDGVHVSVVVPGVVDTPFFARRGALYTRQAPRPVPPERVAAAVHGVLRRPREEVFVPGWMRLPARLHGAAPTVFRRLAARFA, from the coding sequence ATGCGGGACCGCGCGCCCTTGGAAACGGCCCGGACGGCCACGGCGGGGACGGCGCCACGCCGGGCCCCGGTGGTCACCCCGATCCGGCCGCGTGCCGCCGGCCCGGGCACGGCCCCGGTCGCCATGGTCACCGGCGCCTCCTCCGGCATCGGCGCCGCGGTGGCCGCCCGGCTCGGCACGGCCGGGGACTGGGAACTGCTGCTCAACGGCCGGGACGTGGAACGCCTGGCCGCCGTCGCCGGCCGCACCGGCGGCATCTCGCTCCCCGGCGACCTGTCCACCCCCGAGCGCTGCCGCCAACTCGCGGACCGCGCGCTCGGCGTGCACGGCCGGGTCGACGTGCTCATCGCCAACGCCGGCATCGGCTGGGCCGGCCGCTTCACCGACATGCCCGCCGACGCCGTCGACCGGCTGCTCGCGGTCAACCTCGCCTCCCCGGTGCACCTGGTACGGGCGCTCCTGCCCGGCATGGTGCGGCGCGGCGGCGGCCACGTGGTGCTGGTGGCCTCCATCGCCGGAAGCGTCGGGGTGGGCGAGGAGGCGGTCTACTCGGCGACCAAGGCCGCCGTGTGCGCCTTCGCCGACAGCCTGCGGTACGAGGTCAGCGGCGACGGCGTCCACGTCTCGGTGGTCGTCCCCGGCGTCGTCGACACCCCGTTCTTCGCCCGCCGCGGCGCCCTGTACACCCGGCAGGCCCCGCGCCCCGTGCCGCCCGAACGCGTCGCCGCGGCCGTCCACGGGGTGCTGCGCAGGCCCCGCGAGGAGGTCTTCGTCCCCGGCTGGATGCGGCTCCCGGCCCGCCTGCACGGCGCCGCCCCCACGGTGTTCCGCCGCCTGGCCGCCAGATTCGCCTGA
- a CDS encoding MGDG synthase family glycosyltransferase — protein MAERVVILSAGMGAGHDAVAGELARRLGERGAAPWIVDVLGLLPGRSGAALRAFYATTVRYAPPLYEGIYRAFFTPRGRPVADTSPVVVPAARALARLLARADRPPRAVVSTFHLAAQACGRLRAAGQLQVPSVVVVTDFAAHRQWVHPANDLHLCPTPRVAEQVRALGGGDARAPGPVVPPGFEEVAGGPPDAGYAGWFGRRAPGRTPVLVSSGAWGVGAGLARTVETLSRGGCLPVVLCGRNEALRRRVARIPGALPLGWVDDMPAVLSAVRVLVENAAGQTAAQALAAGVPVVGYRPIPGHGVDGARRMAADGLSSHVERPGRLLAEVTALAADGPLRRARIAAGRALFTADPAALVARAAGLADSPVATPHPPPR, from the coding sequence GTGGCGGAACGGGTGGTGATCCTCAGCGCCGGGATGGGCGCCGGCCATGACGCGGTGGCCGGCGAACTGGCCCGGCGGCTGGGCGAGCGGGGGGCGGCGCCGTGGATCGTGGACGTCCTCGGGCTGCTGCCGGGGCGGTCGGGGGCGGCGCTGCGGGCCTTCTACGCCACCACCGTGCGGTACGCGCCACCGCTGTACGAGGGGATCTACCGGGCGTTCTTCACCCCGCGCGGCCGTCCGGTGGCCGACACCTCGCCGGTGGTGGTCCCGGCGGCGCGCGCGCTGGCCCGGCTGCTGGCCCGGGCGGACCGGCCGCCGCGGGCGGTGGTCTCCACGTTCCACCTGGCGGCGCAGGCGTGCGGGCGGCTGCGCGCGGCCGGGCAGCTCCAGGTGCCCAGCGTGGTGGTGGTCACCGACTTCGCCGCGCACCGGCAGTGGGTGCACCCCGCCAACGACCTGCATCTGTGTCCGACGCCGCGGGTCGCCGAGCAGGTGCGCGCGCTGGGCGGCGGCGACGCCCGCGCCCCGGGGCCGGTGGTGCCACCGGGGTTCGAGGAGGTCGCCGGGGGCCCGCCCGACGCCGGGTACGCCGGGTGGTTCGGGCGGCGGGCCCCGGGGCGTACCCCGGTGCTGGTCTCCAGCGGGGCCTGGGGGGTGGGCGCGGGGCTGGCGCGGACGGTGGAGACGCTGAGCCGGGGCGGCTGCCTGCCGGTGGTGCTGTGCGGTCGCAACGAGGCGTTGCGCAGGCGGGTCGCGCGGATACCCGGGGCGCTGCCGCTGGGGTGGGTGGACGACATGCCGGCGGTGCTCTCCGCGGTGCGGGTGCTGGTGGAGAACGCGGCCGGGCAGACCGCGGCGCAGGCGCTGGCCGCCGGGGTTCCGGTGGTCGGCTACCGTCCGATCCCCGGGCACGGGGTGGACGGGGCCCGCCGGATGGCCGCCGACGGGCTCTCCAGCCATGTCGAGCGCCCCGGGCGGCTGCTGGCGGAGGTGACCGCCCTCGCCGCCGACGGCCCCCTGCGCCGGGCCCGGATAGCCGCCGGCCGCGCCCTGTTCACCGCCGACCCGGCCGCCCTCGTGGCCCGCGCCGCCGGCCTCGCCGACTCCCCCGTAGCCACCCCGCACCCCCCGCCCCGCTGA